The proteins below are encoded in one region of Sander lucioperca isolate FBNREF2018 chromosome 11, SLUC_FBN_1.2, whole genome shotgun sequence:
- the nhsa gene encoding Nance-Horan syndrome protein isoform X6 has protein sequence MPVYPSPHIAQRQEHRGTNVTTFESTRSSSPTECCRFSPWSRKAAPFDPDTDGVALGHRPKFPIPNTPSTLDKQTNWSKALPLPTPEERMKNNSQVITSFVIPINVTGVGFDRDASVRCSLVHSQSVLQRRRKLRRRRTVAGVPRQVQQDLDSDDSPGSRERTVIVHASPNITPSNEELASHHSTRDSGCQTEDYLISGAPSRRRIRAQRGQGVSLSHSAGNILSLSDSADAMFSATVGARLRSRSLPRDASRLIDSGHNDSDDEEDLSPFDTEDFLPGPGELILKDEEESMDEQAMSERQLGLKYKQLSERPERSWMERTRSQLPRKADMGSCEISSSSDTFSSPVHSVSAAGVLGGQMDHKDDHQSSSGNWSGSSSTCPSQTSETILPAASPPLTGSSHCDSELSLNAATHGNEDHTSFMLDHYQGLRTQRAGSFSSTAMDILEEAGSSTPIEGEWSYPHTEPPRSQDFSPEPSREAESSLGCPSFTSMATCESSFSDKPLSEKADTVSHYSVDTEGYYTSMHFDCGIKGSQSFTYNYAAPGSDCGLSDFSGHMTLGRRCLSLRKPKAKPCPPKRSSSLRKICSEGHIPDDKEPKITCGQQLPLSSKERKLQLALSGSAGRIDNSSLVREPLGIWGVEGSADLPDLGVFSSTDAHSFKDEGVVQSDYADLWLLNDLKSSDPYRSLSNSSTATGTTVIECIKSQESSESQTSQSGSRATTPSLPSVEGDFKLTSPEKLAGLASPSSGYSSQSETPTSSFPSAFFPGPLSPSSGKRKPKVPERKSSLSSLSLQSLSCRDGATSKRDLELPIIPPSHLDLSALHSVANKAPAYRTQIQKAPVSAKPVAPPNAHPMSITPTVLHSVQLRSISKEHEGSHEDKTTSRLKCPTVNLTGTLSCSKSVELKSPLLYNPHQHHPPSKGSCESVFTSNEELADGEAACQSEARIKQDREAPLESRTAFRLQAESSLDVPERTTSHEGETCGESVETPVCSGDSSSRSELLHQQRAEPSEEEEPCQIKPGPPLPVQPSSPERSNLLSNGPDKVPATDGQSRTLQGGSNSDEGSKEVENELSGASAENGSQDNRQESTAENNDCFSKDSTPSDNPVSPLSDESRPEDDSVFLSPTKARTTEDLFAMIHRSKRKVLGRKDSAELNVRNRLGAALGSTPTSSTVSSPVPLVSPSPAVTPPGLHRVSGPIYRNAKRSSTSNEEFKLLLLKKGSRSESSYRMSAAEILKSPVTPKSPGDFLMESPRQPEEPASPLQQQQQHQSGPDQPSSPYPKANAEGFSPKSFPTSAASRQSRSRIPPPANSSRYSMRSRLYPVPMQAISEGETENSDGSPHDDRSSQGST, from the exons ATGCCCGTGTACCCCTCCCCACACATCGCCCAGAGGCAAGAACACAGGGGCACAAATGTGACGACG TTTGAGTCCACCCGCTCCTCCTCCCCTACCGAATGTTGCCGCTTCTCTCCCTGGAGCAGAAAG GCTGCGCCCTTTGACCCCGACACTGACGGGGTGGCTCTAGGTCACCGGCCCAAGTTTCCCATCCCTAACACCCCCTCCACCCTGGACAAGCAGACTAACTGGTCTAAAGCCCTGCCGCTGCCCACCCCAGAGGAAAGAATGAAAAACAATTCCCAAGTCATCACCTCATTTGTCATCCCCATTAATGTGACTG GCGTTGGCTTTGACAGAGATGCTAGTGTGCGCTGCTCGCTCGTTCACTCGCAGTCTGTGcttcagaggaggaggaagctgAGGAGACGGAGGACTGTCGCCGGCGTTCCCCGACAGGTGCAGCAAGATTTAG ACTCTGATGACTCTCCTGGTTCCAGAGAGCGGACAGTGATAGTTCATGCCAGTCCCAATATCACTCCCTCCAACGAGGAGCTGGCCAGCCATCACAGCACCAGGGACTCCGGTTGCCAGACAGAAGACTATTTGATCTCAGGAGCGCCGTCTCGGCGGAGGATCAGGGCCCAGAGAGGCCAGGGAGTCTCCCTCTCCCACTCAGCAGGCAACATCTTGTCCCTGTCGGACAGCGCTGACGCCATGTTCTCCGCCACCGTGGGCGCGCGCCTGCGCTCCCGGAGTCTGCCCAGAGACGCGAGCCGGCTGATAGACAGTGGGCACAATGACAGCGATGATGAGGAGGACCTTTCCCCCTTCGACACCGAGGACTTCCTGCCTGGACCGGGGGAGTTGATTCTGAAGGATGAAGAAGAGAGCATGGATGAGCAGGCCATGTCTGAACGCCAGCTGGGCCTGAAGTACAAGCAGCTCTCCGAGAGGCCGGAGCGCAGCTGGATGGAGAGGACCAGATCCCAACTGCCCAGGAAGGCCGACATGGGCAGCTGTGAGATCTCATCCAGTTCAGACACCTTCAGCAGCCCGGTGCATTCTGTCTCCGCTGCAGGGGTGCTGGGAGGCCAGATGGACCATAAGGACGACCACCAGTCCTCAAGTGGTAACTGGAGCGGGAGCAGCTCCACCTGCCCCTCACAGACCTCCGAAACCATCCTCCCAGCAGCCTCTCCGCCGCTGACGGGCTCCTCGCACTGTGACTCCGAGCTCTCCCTAAACGCCGCCACTCACGGAAACGAAGACCACACCAGCTTCATGCTGGACCACTACCAGGGTCTCAGGACCCAGCGGGCCGGCTCCTTCTCCTCCACAGCTATGGACATATTAGAGGAAGCAGGGTCCAGCACTCCCATTGAGGGGGAGTGGAGTTACCCCCACACGGAGCCTCCGCGCTCGCAGGACTTCAGCCCCGAGCCCAGCAGAGAGGCTGAGAGCAGCCTGGGCTGCCCCAGCTTCACCAGCATGGCCACCTGCGAGAGCAGCTTCTCTGACAAACCGCTGTCGGAGAAAGCAGACACCGTGTCCCACTATTCCGTAGACACTGAAGGCTACTACACCTCAATGCACTTTGACTGCGGTATAAAAGGTAGCCAAAGCTTCACTTATAACTATGCAGCCCCCGGCTCTGATTGCGGCCTGTCTGACTTCAGTGGTCACATGACTCTGGGGAGGCGCTGCCTCTCTTTAAGAAAACCAAAGGCGAAGCCATGTCCGCCTAAGAGGAGTTCATCCTTAAGAAAAATATGCAGTGAGGGACACATCCCTGACGATAAAGAACCAAAGATTACTTGCGGGCAGCAGCTTCCGCTGTCCTCCAAGGAGAGGAAGCTGCAGCTGGCTTTGTCTGGCTCTGCTGGTCGTATAGACAACTCTTCACTTGTCAGAGAGCCCCTTGGGATCTGGGGGGTTGAGGGCTCAGCTGATCTACCTGACTTAGGCGTGTTTAGCTCCACAGATGCACATTCATTTAAGGACGAGGGGGTTGTACAGTCCGACTATGCAGATCTATGGCTCCTGAACGATTTAAAATCCAGCGATCCTTACCGGTCTTTGTCAAACTCTAGCACAGCGACGGGTACAACTGTTATCGAATGCATCAAGTCACAGGAAAGCTCTGAGTCTCAGACATCCCAGTCTGGCTCCAGAGCCACCACCCCCTCACTTCCATCAGTGGAGGGAGACTTCAAGCTAACGTCTCCAGAGAAGCTGGCAGGCCTGGCCAGCCCATCCAGCGGTTACTCCAGTCAGTCAGAAACCCCCACCTCCTCTTTCCCCTCCGCCTTCTTTCCCGGACCGCTGTCACCATCCAGCGGCAAGAGGAAGCCCAAAGTCCCGGAGAGGAAGTCGTCTCTTTCGTCGCTGTCACTGCAGTCGCTCTCCTGCAGGGATGGAGCCACCTCGAAGAGAGACCTGGAGCTGCCAATAATCCCTCCATCCCACCTCGACTTAAGTGCCCTTCATAGTGTCGCCAACAAGGCTCCAGCTTACAGGACCCAGATTCAAAAAGCTCCAGTGTCAGCCAAACCTGTAGCGCCACCTAACGCCCATCCCATGTCCATAACACCCACAGTGCTGCACTCAGTACAGCTCCGGTCCATCAGTAAGGAACATGAAGGAAGCCATGAGGACAAAACGACTTCCAGACTCAAATGTCCCACTGTGAACTTAACTGGCACACTTTCCTGTAGCAAATCTGTGGAGCTCAAGAGTCCCCTGTTATATAACCCACATCAACATCACCCACCCTCGAAGGGCTCATGTGAATCCGTGTTTACCTCAAACGAAGAGCTTGCCGATGGAGAGGCAGCATGTCAGAGTGAGGCGAGGATCAAGCAGGACAGAGAGGCTCCATTAGAGAGTAGGACAGCATTCAGACTGCAGGCCGAGTCATCATTAGACGTCCCCGAGAGGACCACTAGTCATGAAGGAGAGACGTGCGGAGAGTCGGTAGAAACACCTGTCTGCTCTGGAGACAGCAGCTCGCGGTCCGAGCTTTTACACCAGCAAAGAGCTGAGCCATCTGAGGAAGAAGAACCGTGTCAGATTAAACCAGGTCCTCCTCTCCCTGTTCAGCCCAGTTCACCCGAGAGATCCAACCTTTTATCAAACGGCCCTGATAAAGTGCCCGCTACTGACGGCCAATCAAGGACGTTGCAGGGGGGTTCAAACAGCGATGAAGGTAGCAAAGAAGTGGAAAATGAGTTATCAGGTGCTTCAGCGGAAAATGGCTCCCAGGACAACAGGCAGGAGTCCACAGCAGAGAACAACGATTGCTTCAGTAAAG ACTCTACACCCAGTGATAACCCAGTGTCCCCTCTGAGCGATGAGTCAAGGCCAGAGGACGACAGTGTGTTTCTGTCACCCACCAAGGCTCGGACCACTGAGGATCTGTTTGCTATGATACACAG gtcCAAAAGGAAAGTGTTGGGCAGGAAGGATTCCGCTGAGTTGAATGTGAGGAACCGCCTCGGTGCTGCATTGGGGAGCACCCCAACCAGCAGCACTGTGAGCTCCCCAGTCCCGCTGGTGTCACCCTCCCCCGCTGTGACGCCACCGGGCCTGCACAGAGTCTCTGGGCCCATCTATAGGAACGCAAAGAGGTCCAGCACCTCCAACGAGGAGTTCAAACTACTGCTGCTCAAAAAGGGCAGTCGCTCAGAATCCAGTTACCGCATGTCAGCGGCGGAGATCCTCAAGAGCCCCGTCACTCCTAAATCTCCCGGAGATTTCCTGATGGAGTCCCCCAGACAGCCCGAAGAGCCCGCCTCTCCcctgcagcaacaacagcaacatcagtcaggaccagATCAGCCCTCCAGCCCTTACCCCAAAGCCAACGCAGAGGGCTTCTCCCCGAAATCCTTCCCCACATCTGCTGCTTCCAGGCAGAGCCGCTCCAGAATCCCCCCGCCTGCCAACAGCAGCCGCTACAGCATGCGCAGCAGACTGTACCCCGTGCCCATGCAGGCCATCTCTGAGGGCGAGACGGAGAACTCAGACGGAAGTCCTCATGACGACCGCTCATCACAGGGCTCCACGTAG
- the nhsa gene encoding Nance-Horan syndrome protein isoform X2, with the protein MPFAKRVVEPQLLCRHQIPNEDALLFEDLVSISNVALSRTLRQLSDLAKHACSIFQELENDLSSTNLRVRGLQSKINKLQQTCSELDPKQEAVPVSNLDVESKLTAHYQAPWHQQRNIFHPSTRPACVVDLHRQANISLWALDRDQQRRRSGSRERRVTISMPVYPSPHIAQRQEHRGTNVTTQPEKLVRDAATQLAQTQAAPFDPDTDGVALGHRPKFPIPNTPSTLDKQTNWSKALPLPTPEERMKNNSQVITSFVIPINVTGVGFDRDASVRCSLVHSQSVLQRRRKLRRRRTVAGVPRQVQQDLDSDDSPGSRERTVIVHASPNITPSNEELASHHSTRDSGCQTEDYLISGAPSRRRIRAQRGQGVSLSHSAGNILSLSDSADAMFSATVGARLRSRSLPRDASRLIDSGHNDSDDEEDLSPFDTEDFLPGPGELILKDEEESMDEQAMSERQLGLKYKQLSERPERSWMERTRSQLPRKADMGSCEISSSSDTFSSPVHSVSAAGVLGGQMDHKDDHQSSSGNWSGSSSTCPSQTSETILPAASPPLTGSSHCDSELSLNAATHGNEDHTSFMLDHYQGLRTQRAGSFSSTAMDILEEAGSSTPIEGEWSYPHTEPPRSQDFSPEPSREAESSLGCPSFTSMATCESSFSDKPLSEKADTVSHYSVDTEGYYTSMHFDCGIKGSQSFTYNYAAPGSDCGLSDFSGHMTLGRRCLSLRKPKAKPCPPKRSSSLRKICSEGHIPDDKEPKITCGQQLPLSSKERKLQLALSGSAGRIDNSSLVREPLGIWGVEGSADLPDLGVFSSTDAHSFKDEGVVQSDYADLWLLNDLKSSDPYRSLSNSSTATGTTVIECIKSQESSESQTSQSGSRATTPSLPSVEGDFKLTSPEKLAGLASPSSGYSSQSETPTSSFPSAFFPGPLSPSSGKRKPKVPERKSSLSSLSLQSLSCRDGATSKRDLELPIIPPSHLDLSALHSVANKAPAYRTQIQKAPVSAKPVAPPNAHPMSITPTVLHSVQLRSISKEHEGSHEDKTTSRLKCPTVNLTGTLSCSKSVELKSPLLYNPHQHHPPSKGSCESVFTSNEELADGEAACQSEARIKQDREAPLESRTAFRLQAESSLDVPERTTSHEGETCGESVETPVCSGDSSSRSELLHQQRAEPSEEEEPCQIKPGPPLPVQPSSPERSNLLSNGPDKVPATDGQSRTLQGGSNSDEGSKEVENELSGASAENGSQDNRQESTAENNDCFSKDSTPSDNPVSPLSDESRPEDDSVFLSPTKARTTEDLFAMIHRSKRKVLGRKDSAELNVRNRLGAALGSTPTSSTVSSPVPLVSPSPAVTPPGLHRVSGPIYRNAKRSSTSNEEFKLLLLKKGSRSESSYRMSAAEILKSPVTPKSPGDFLMESPRQPEEPASPLQQQQQHQSGPDQPSSPYPKANAEGFSPKSFPTSAASRQSRSRIPPPANSSRYSMRSRLYPVPMQAISEGETENSDGSPHDDRSSQGST; encoded by the exons CGGTGTCTAACCTGGATGTGGAGAGTAAGCTGACAGCACATTACCAAGCTCCCTGGCACCAGCAGAGGAACATTTTCCACCCCTCCACACGGCCAGCATGTGTTGTAGACCTCCACAGGCAAGCCAACATCAGCCTGTGGGCCCTCGACCGAG ATCAGCAGAGGAGACGATCAGGCAGCAGGGAGCGGAGAGTAACCATCTCGATGCCCGTGTACCCCTCCCCACACATCGCCCAGAGGCAAGAACACAGGGGCACAAATGTGACGACG CAGCCAGAAAAGCTTGTTAGAGATGCTGCAACACAGTTAGCACAAACACAG GCTGCGCCCTTTGACCCCGACACTGACGGGGTGGCTCTAGGTCACCGGCCCAAGTTTCCCATCCCTAACACCCCCTCCACCCTGGACAAGCAGACTAACTGGTCTAAAGCCCTGCCGCTGCCCACCCCAGAGGAAAGAATGAAAAACAATTCCCAAGTCATCACCTCATTTGTCATCCCCATTAATGTGACTG GCGTTGGCTTTGACAGAGATGCTAGTGTGCGCTGCTCGCTCGTTCACTCGCAGTCTGTGcttcagaggaggaggaagctgAGGAGACGGAGGACTGTCGCCGGCGTTCCCCGACAGGTGCAGCAAGATTTAG ACTCTGATGACTCTCCTGGTTCCAGAGAGCGGACAGTGATAGTTCATGCCAGTCCCAATATCACTCCCTCCAACGAGGAGCTGGCCAGCCATCACAGCACCAGGGACTCCGGTTGCCAGACAGAAGACTATTTGATCTCAGGAGCGCCGTCTCGGCGGAGGATCAGGGCCCAGAGAGGCCAGGGAGTCTCCCTCTCCCACTCAGCAGGCAACATCTTGTCCCTGTCGGACAGCGCTGACGCCATGTTCTCCGCCACCGTGGGCGCGCGCCTGCGCTCCCGGAGTCTGCCCAGAGACGCGAGCCGGCTGATAGACAGTGGGCACAATGACAGCGATGATGAGGAGGACCTTTCCCCCTTCGACACCGAGGACTTCCTGCCTGGACCGGGGGAGTTGATTCTGAAGGATGAAGAAGAGAGCATGGATGAGCAGGCCATGTCTGAACGCCAGCTGGGCCTGAAGTACAAGCAGCTCTCCGAGAGGCCGGAGCGCAGCTGGATGGAGAGGACCAGATCCCAACTGCCCAGGAAGGCCGACATGGGCAGCTGTGAGATCTCATCCAGTTCAGACACCTTCAGCAGCCCGGTGCATTCTGTCTCCGCTGCAGGGGTGCTGGGAGGCCAGATGGACCATAAGGACGACCACCAGTCCTCAAGTGGTAACTGGAGCGGGAGCAGCTCCACCTGCCCCTCACAGACCTCCGAAACCATCCTCCCAGCAGCCTCTCCGCCGCTGACGGGCTCCTCGCACTGTGACTCCGAGCTCTCCCTAAACGCCGCCACTCACGGAAACGAAGACCACACCAGCTTCATGCTGGACCACTACCAGGGTCTCAGGACCCAGCGGGCCGGCTCCTTCTCCTCCACAGCTATGGACATATTAGAGGAAGCAGGGTCCAGCACTCCCATTGAGGGGGAGTGGAGTTACCCCCACACGGAGCCTCCGCGCTCGCAGGACTTCAGCCCCGAGCCCAGCAGAGAGGCTGAGAGCAGCCTGGGCTGCCCCAGCTTCACCAGCATGGCCACCTGCGAGAGCAGCTTCTCTGACAAACCGCTGTCGGAGAAAGCAGACACCGTGTCCCACTATTCCGTAGACACTGAAGGCTACTACACCTCAATGCACTTTGACTGCGGTATAAAAGGTAGCCAAAGCTTCACTTATAACTATGCAGCCCCCGGCTCTGATTGCGGCCTGTCTGACTTCAGTGGTCACATGACTCTGGGGAGGCGCTGCCTCTCTTTAAGAAAACCAAAGGCGAAGCCATGTCCGCCTAAGAGGAGTTCATCCTTAAGAAAAATATGCAGTGAGGGACACATCCCTGACGATAAAGAACCAAAGATTACTTGCGGGCAGCAGCTTCCGCTGTCCTCCAAGGAGAGGAAGCTGCAGCTGGCTTTGTCTGGCTCTGCTGGTCGTATAGACAACTCTTCACTTGTCAGAGAGCCCCTTGGGATCTGGGGGGTTGAGGGCTCAGCTGATCTACCTGACTTAGGCGTGTTTAGCTCCACAGATGCACATTCATTTAAGGACGAGGGGGTTGTACAGTCCGACTATGCAGATCTATGGCTCCTGAACGATTTAAAATCCAGCGATCCTTACCGGTCTTTGTCAAACTCTAGCACAGCGACGGGTACAACTGTTATCGAATGCATCAAGTCACAGGAAAGCTCTGAGTCTCAGACATCCCAGTCTGGCTCCAGAGCCACCACCCCCTCACTTCCATCAGTGGAGGGAGACTTCAAGCTAACGTCTCCAGAGAAGCTGGCAGGCCTGGCCAGCCCATCCAGCGGTTACTCCAGTCAGTCAGAAACCCCCACCTCCTCTTTCCCCTCCGCCTTCTTTCCCGGACCGCTGTCACCATCCAGCGGCAAGAGGAAGCCCAAAGTCCCGGAGAGGAAGTCGTCTCTTTCGTCGCTGTCACTGCAGTCGCTCTCCTGCAGGGATGGAGCCACCTCGAAGAGAGACCTGGAGCTGCCAATAATCCCTCCATCCCACCTCGACTTAAGTGCCCTTCATAGTGTCGCCAACAAGGCTCCAGCTTACAGGACCCAGATTCAAAAAGCTCCAGTGTCAGCCAAACCTGTAGCGCCACCTAACGCCCATCCCATGTCCATAACACCCACAGTGCTGCACTCAGTACAGCTCCGGTCCATCAGTAAGGAACATGAAGGAAGCCATGAGGACAAAACGACTTCCAGACTCAAATGTCCCACTGTGAACTTAACTGGCACACTTTCCTGTAGCAAATCTGTGGAGCTCAAGAGTCCCCTGTTATATAACCCACATCAACATCACCCACCCTCGAAGGGCTCATGTGAATCCGTGTTTACCTCAAACGAAGAGCTTGCCGATGGAGAGGCAGCATGTCAGAGTGAGGCGAGGATCAAGCAGGACAGAGAGGCTCCATTAGAGAGTAGGACAGCATTCAGACTGCAGGCCGAGTCATCATTAGACGTCCCCGAGAGGACCACTAGTCATGAAGGAGAGACGTGCGGAGAGTCGGTAGAAACACCTGTCTGCTCTGGAGACAGCAGCTCGCGGTCCGAGCTTTTACACCAGCAAAGAGCTGAGCCATCTGAGGAAGAAGAACCGTGTCAGATTAAACCAGGTCCTCCTCTCCCTGTTCAGCCCAGTTCACCCGAGAGATCCAACCTTTTATCAAACGGCCCTGATAAAGTGCCCGCTACTGACGGCCAATCAAGGACGTTGCAGGGGGGTTCAAACAGCGATGAAGGTAGCAAAGAAGTGGAAAATGAGTTATCAGGTGCTTCAGCGGAAAATGGCTCCCAGGACAACAGGCAGGAGTCCACAGCAGAGAACAACGATTGCTTCAGTAAAG ACTCTACACCCAGTGATAACCCAGTGTCCCCTCTGAGCGATGAGTCAAGGCCAGAGGACGACAGTGTGTTTCTGTCACCCACCAAGGCTCGGACCACTGAGGATCTGTTTGCTATGATACACAG gtcCAAAAGGAAAGTGTTGGGCAGGAAGGATTCCGCTGAGTTGAATGTGAGGAACCGCCTCGGTGCTGCATTGGGGAGCACCCCAACCAGCAGCACTGTGAGCTCCCCAGTCCCGCTGGTGTCACCCTCCCCCGCTGTGACGCCACCGGGCCTGCACAGAGTCTCTGGGCCCATCTATAGGAACGCAAAGAGGTCCAGCACCTCCAACGAGGAGTTCAAACTACTGCTGCTCAAAAAGGGCAGTCGCTCAGAATCCAGTTACCGCATGTCAGCGGCGGAGATCCTCAAGAGCCCCGTCACTCCTAAATCTCCCGGAGATTTCCTGATGGAGTCCCCCAGACAGCCCGAAGAGCCCGCCTCTCCcctgcagcaacaacagcaacatcagtcaggaccagATCAGCCCTCCAGCCCTTACCCCAAAGCCAACGCAGAGGGCTTCTCCCCGAAATCCTTCCCCACATCTGCTGCTTCCAGGCAGAGCCGCTCCAGAATCCCCCCGCCTGCCAACAGCAGCCGCTACAGCATGCGCAGCAGACTGTACCCCGTGCCCATGCAGGCCATCTCTGAGGGCGAGACGGAGAACTCAGACGGAAGTCCTCATGACGACCGCTCATCACAGGGCTCCACGTAG